A genome region from Conger conger chromosome 16, fConCon1.1, whole genome shotgun sequence includes the following:
- the LOC133114506 gene encoding ferritin, middle subunit-like: METSQIRQNYHRDSEAAINRMVNMELFASYTYMSMAHYFERDDVALSGFAHFFSESSKEEREHAEKLMSFQCKRGGHIFLQDIKKPERDEWSCGLEAMQLALNLEKTVNLALLDLHKMASDKADPHMCDFLETHFLNEQVEAIKKLGDYVTLLTKMDTSKNKMAEYLFDKHTLGSS; encoded by the exons ATGGAAACTTCTCAGATCCGCCAGAATTACCACCGCGATAGCGAAGCAGCAATTAACCGGATGGTCAATATGGAGCTCTTTGCGTCCTACACTTACATGTCTATG GCTCACTACTTTGAGCGGGACGACGTGGCACTGTCTGGATTCGCACACTTCTTCAGTGAGAGCAGtaaggaggagagggagcacGCGGAGAAGCTGATGTCCTTCCAGTGCAAGAGAGGGGGACACATTTTCCTGCAGGACATCAAG AAACCGGAGAGGGATGAGTGGAGCTGTGGACTGGAGGCCATGCAGCTTGCCCTGAACCTGGAGAAGACCGTGAACCTGGCCCTGCTGGACCTGCACAAGATGGCGTCCGACAAGGCTGACCCCCAT ATGTGCGACTTCcttgagactcacttcctgaaTGAACAAGTGGAGGCCATTAAGAAGCTGGGCGACTACGTCACCCTCCTCACCAAGATGGAcaccagcaaaaacaaaatggctgaatacCTGTTTGACAAGCACACACTGGGGAGCAGCTGA
- the syt5a gene encoding synaptotagmin Va, whose translation MRRTAREVRQRRRTAHPFEWKHGQEHERKHVWGYGQEHEAEHESEHDREQEPEHEPEEEREPEQEPEHEPEEEAERDREHEREHGRDHLPGSTPPSHHHDHNYIHIKHKFHNEHGQLPVPMWAVGALVVVVLALVGCFIFCIFKKFISKKKKAKKVRERKTGRKQKAGGGEGGGEKENEKEGGVKKEGEKEAEKENLGRLEFTLDYNFTDTQLIVGILQAQDLAAMDMGGTSDPYVKVYMLPEKKKKFETKIQRKNLCPVFNETFTFKIPYAELGGQTLVLQVFDFDRFSKHDVIGQVKIPMSSVDLARPMHEWRDLQSADKEQQERLGDVCISLRYVPTAGKLTVNVMEAKNLKKMDVGGLSDPFVKVVLQHCGKRIKKKKTTVKKNTLNPYFNESFSFEVPFDQIQKLQVIITVYDYDKLGSNDAIGKTFIGYGASGVGLRHWSDMLANPRRPVAQWHTLQPEEEVDALLKGPHR comes from the exons ATGCGACGGACTGCCAGAGAGGTCCGGCAGAGGCGACGGACCGCACATCCATTCGAGTGGAAACATGGGCAGGAACATGAGCGGAAACATGTGTGGGGGTATGGGCAGGAACACGAGGCGGAACATGAATCGGAACATGACCGGGAACAAGAACCGGAACATGAACCGGAAGAAGAACGGGAACCTGAACAAGAACCGGAACATGAACCGGAAGAAGAAGCGGAACGTGACCGGGAACATGAGCGGGAACATGGGCGGGATCATCTGCCAGGCTCCACACCACCCAGTCACCATCATGACCACAACTACATACACATAAAGCACAAGTTCCATAATGAGCACGGACAACTGCCGG TGCCCATGTGGGCGGTGGGCGCACTCGTGGTGGTGGTGCTGGCTCTGGTTGGCTGCTTCATCTTCTGCATCTTTAAGAAGTTCATCAGCAAGAAGAAGAAAGCCAagaaagtgagggagaggaaaaCGGGCCGCAAGCAGAAGgccggaggaggagagggaggaggagagaaggaaaatGAAAAG GAAGGTGGTGttaagaaagagggagagaaagaggccgAGAAGGAAAACTTGGGGAGGTTGGAGTTCACCCTGGACTATAACTTCACTGATACCCAA CTCATCGTGGGGATTCTCCAGGCCCAGGATCTGGCTGCCATGGATATGGGGGGGACCTCTGACCCCTATGTCAAAGTTTACATGCTCCccgaaaagaagaagaaatttgAGACTAAGATCCAGCGCAAGAACCTCTGCCCAGTTTTCAACGAGACCTTCACCTTCAAG ATCCCCTACGCTGAGCTGGGGGGACAGACCCTGGTGCTGCAGGTCTTCGACTTTGACCGCTTCTCCAAACACGACGTGATCGGCCAGGTGAAAATCCCCATGAGCAGCGTGGACCTGGCGCGCCCCATGCACGAGTGGAGGGATCTGCAGAGCGCAGACAAAGAGCAG CAAGAGAGGCTGGGCGACGTCTGCATCTCGCTGCGTTACGTCCCCACGGCGGGCAAACTCACCGTCAACGTGATGGAGGCCAAGAACCTCAAGAAGATGGACGTGGGCGGGCTGTCAG ATCCCTTTGTGAAAGTGGTCCTCCAGCACTGCGGGAAACggataaagaagaagaagacgacGGTGAAGAAAAACACACTCAACCCCTATTTCAACGAGAGCTTCAGTTTTGAGGTTCCCTTTGACCAGATCCAG aaatTGCAGGTTATCATTACGGTCTACGACTACGATAAACTGGGGAGCAATGATGCCATCGGCAAAACTTTCATTGGCTACGGTGCCTCGGGAGTGGGGCTCCGCCATTGGTCAGACATGCTGGCCAATCCCAGGCGCCCTGTCGCCCAGTGGCACACCCTACAGCCTGAAGAGGAGGTGGACGCCCTCCTAAAAGGACCCCATCGCTAA